DNA from Carassius gibelio isolate Cgi1373 ecotype wild population from Czech Republic chromosome B8, carGib1.2-hapl.c, whole genome shotgun sequence:
TATGTTATCAgttaataattttagtacttaagcttattatacatgttttcatctaatattttatttcagctttattaactttaaaatgaaaaattttgtttttaataaaaagcaatcCAGTAACCACCTGCAACCGCTGTTTGAAGGCATGTATTAATACAGCATTCAAAAACCTGCTGCATTAATGAATCAGTGATAAATCTTATATCCTAAGGGACCTCACCTGGACAAAAAGTGAATCAGTTCTTTTcctgcaatattttttttcttttttttttacgtttccaATGCAAGATAAATAGAGCTCAAAACAGAGCAATTCAAATGTACCATTGTTactttgcaaaataaaaaaacattttgcttatATTACACAGATCTGATGCCCTTGAAAACATGACAGAGGGTGATACCTTCCTCCCCAGTAAGAGCAATGGAAAGACAGAGACTCAGTTTACAGATGTGAGTATCCAGATTTCAGAACTGCCTTCacaaaaacatactgtataaagctGGATGAAACTGATTCGAATGATGTAAAAGACTCACAAACATAGACCCTCTATATTACAGTTAAGAATAATGTTTAACAGTAGGAATTACTTCTAACTACTCTGTGCTAGTAATTGTTTGTGGCGTTAATACACAGAAAAAGtgaatcaactttttaaaaaagttaaaagaataTATTCAGATAAATAGACATACAATCCATGACTAACACAACATTAAACTTTTATTGCAGTTCGAGGGAAAGACTTCTTTCGGAATGTCTGTTTTCAACCTCAGCAATGCCATCATAGGCAGTGGAATTCTTGGACTGGCTTATGCCATGGCCAACACCGGAATCATCCTTTTTGTGTAAGTCAAACTACACTTCCAATCAAGCATTTGTATTTAGGTTGATTTATggtataaaaacataatataaataaaggttattgAAAGTGTGATAGTAAAAATTAGTTCTAGTGTTTCTTTTATGTCATAAACATAATGAGTACTGTGTGAAAATTGTGAGTCTTTCTGGTATGTGCTCATAGTTACAAATGTAAACAGAACATTTCAGGTTCTAGAGAAGTGGAATAAGTCTATAATTGGCATTTGGCTgcattttattcattagcttCATTTAGTATGAAGGGAATGCGTGTGCTCCATATGCGTGTCTGACCAAGCATTAAGGCTTCTTTGTGTCCATCTACTTTAACTGAAGGCATATGGCCATACTCCAGCGTGCCTctgtcacatactgtacatgtaccTGTCACAAGGATAGGATAAATTATCAAGTTCTGGCACACcacaatacaacaataaaatagaACTATGCTCCTTGGTGGAAGAAATGCAATTGCTAATCCTTGTGAATGACAAGATTTTATTTGGGTAATAGGGGAGCCTAAATGTCGCTGTGTTTGCCTATGATGTGATACACCGACATGCACAGCTCACAGATCAGACCTGAGaggattattattataaataacctGCTGtaatctgtaattaaaaccaaagcctgcctgtctgtctgtctctgtgtgtgtgtttgtgtgtgtgtctctgtctgtctgtctgcctgtatcTCTATCTCTccgtctgtatatctgtctgtccaCAGAGCCACAGTGCTGTTGTTAGTTGTACTCTAAAGAAATGCACTCCCAGCTTGTCAAATGCATCATTAATGAGATTAGAAGTTAGATTTGTGTCTCTGTCATCTCCTTGTCGACTGGTGATATTATCCCGATCAAACTGCATTTTGTGCTGCCTAATCGTGATTACATTAGCAATACTGAAAGTCAAATGACCGGCTGATGAGTCTGACAGCctataagaaattaaataaatgttgtggGGAAAATATTTAACTGATTATCCATCTACACAGGTTATAAAATTGAAAGTCACCTCAATTACCTCAGTCACctaaaattctctcatcatttactcacacatgttgtttcaaaccatgttgctttttgctgttgttgcttAGTTTCATTATTTGTTTAACCTGTTTGCAGATTCCTGTTGCTATCCATCGCTGTTCTCTCTGCTTACTCCATACACCTGCTTCTGGAGTGTGCAGGAGTGGTTGGTGAGAAACTTTCTCTTTTTATCTTCAAGACAATCCTGATAACATCACACTGTATGTTAAAATGCATCTTGACTTTTTTCTGAACTTtccattctgtttgtttgtgtgtgtagggaTCCGTGCATATGAACAGCTCGGGAACCATGCATTTGGTCAACCTGGGAAAATATTAGCAGCATGCATTATAACAATGCATAACATTGGaggtaaattttattttattatacatctCAGTAGTTACCCACAATGTCAAAAAGACATATCAGGGATAAGCACTTAAAGGAATATGAGCACTGAATACAGATGTGCTACAACACTCAGTGTTTCTTTCTTTGATCCAACAGCAATGTCCAGTTACTTGTTCATTGTGAAAATGGAGTTACCTCATATTATTCAGGGTCTTCTGCCAGATAACTCAGAGTGAGTACCAGAACACAATACTGATCCTGATGTGCCGGATACAGTGAGGTTCAGAACTGTAAAACTTTTAAGATTCTGAAaaggataaaataaataaacctgatGTAAAATAAGTGAGAAATATTTTGTACTATAGATTATATACTATTTCAAGGTCACTAATTCAAATAAGCAAATTTGTGACATTGAGCATCTGAACTCCTTTGTATCAAAGGTCAGATGTTCTTTGCTTCTTAAATTCTAAATAGACTTTGAACCTCACTGtagttcattttcatttcatttcaaactcTCTATGTATGCAGCTAAAACAAGCTCTTAAGCATCCATTCTGACTGCTTTTCACAATTATATCACTCCTTCTGACATGATATGTGGtgtaaaacattaacattaatcttTGTCAGTTCCTGGCTTGTTGACGGGAGGTATCTCATCATTATCGTCAGTGTCTTGGTCATTTTTCCCCTGGCATTGATGAAACAACTTGGTAGGTTCCTGCCTCCTTTCCTCACATTCTTTCATTTAGTTTTCTCCCTCTGACATTTGtcatttcattatatttcataataatcaCAATCAAACATTTACACATCTGCATTAAAGATCTGTGTTGAGTGCACAGAAAGCAGGCTGCTAATACGATTGGGTGGGGTGTAATGTATCAGTATCTACCAGTTGAGCTTGAAAAATGATTCAAATTGTTATGGCTtgaacatatacagtacatgcatttattatgtatttatttattagggtaTCTGGGCTACACCAGTGGTTTCTCCCTCAGCTGCATGGTCTTCTTCCTTATAGCTGTAAGTCCATCTATTATCCACctacatacagtataaaaacacacATGTCTACATTAATAATGACTGACATGTAGTTGGGACATATAAAACCATCTCTCTCTATTGTGTCTTATTAGGTCATCTACAAGAAGTTTGTCTCAGAGTGTCCTGATGAACACACCTATAACAAAACTGTGCCCACTGAAAGCATATACAACTCCACCGATGACATGTGTGAAGCTAAACTTATAACTATCAACCCAGAGGTTAGAGATATAATCTGTAAATCAGACAATTATGTGTCCTTTTAGCTTCACATGAAATGCAGTGAATTAATCAgttaatttcatgttttttattcattacaGACTGCTTTTACCATTCCAATTATGGCGTTTGCTTTTGTGTGTCACCCTGAAGTGTTGCCTATTTACACAGAACTCAAAAAGTAAGACTGAAACTGCACTTTTGTCCAATCACAttggatttaaaaataattttattgtgtactgatatatttgcttttattttgtctTCTTACTTTAGTGCAAGCAAGAAACGCATGCAAAATGTTGCTAATATCTCTATTTTGGCAATGTTTGTCATGTACCTGCTGACTGCCATCTTTGGCTACCTCACCTTCTATGGTAAGaaaaagtttacaaaaaaaaaaacctgtacctGGAGCTATGGCATTTACAATGTACCATGGTAAATAATAATCAAAGTACCAGAATTTCAAGGTTTGTGATATTTGAGTTTGAACAATCACTGTGTGTCTACATATGTGCAGGAACTGTGGAGTCCGAGCTTCTGAATATGTACAGTAAAAATGACACCCTGATGCTGTGTGTTCGGCTGGCTGTGCTGATAGCAGTGACACTGACCGTTCCCGTTGTCCTTTTCCCGGTACAATAATTTTTTCTAGTTTTCCTGGCTCAATTACTTATTGCTTGCATACAATTCCTCATTATCGTACTGGTCGAGTGTTGACAGTACTTCATTGTTTTTCTCTAGATTCGTCGTGCTGTTTTGCAGCTTCTTTTCCCAGATAAACCTTTCTGTTGGGTGCGACACATCTCTATCGCTGTTTGCCTCCTCTTCTTAGTCAACCTGCTCGTCATTTTTGTGCCCAACATTCGTGACATATTTGGCTTCATCGGTACGTCAGATCTGCCACTTAGAGGATTTAATTATCACATGAACATAATACAAATACAGAACTGAGcttaatgatttttgttttaggTGCCACATCTGCTCCCAGCCTCATTTTTATTCTTCCGGGAATATTCTACATTTACATCGTCCCTGAGGAAAAGGAGCCGTTGAAATCTCGGCCAAAGATCCAGGTGAGAATCAGAAAAAATGTAAGTAGTACATTCACAGATCTATggcttttttttctcaatttgtgTTATGTTTTCCAGGCGATTGCATTTGTGACACTGGGTTTCATCTTCATGATTATGAGCATTACGTTCATCATAATCGAGTGGGTCACCGGAAAGAAGACATCGGGTGGCCACTGAGAGAGCACCACCGGATTCCAAACATTAAAGACCAAATCTAatacagaacacaaaactcttGAACATGCAACGTCTGCATCAGGTTCAGTTTCAAGTTAACTCCTCAGTTTCAATACGTCCAGTTAACTAACTTCAAGAAAAATGCAAAGAAGACTGGTAACACATGATCTTGAATAATTAAAGCTATGATGTTCTAaggacattttacaaatatttatggaATTTTTAATGAAAGCCACTTTTACATGCAAAGTTATTGCTGTTATGACCGGCAGATGGAACTTTCTAAACTACACAATACTGATGGAAAATGTGAAACTGAGATGAGAATTCACTCATCTATATAGCCAAAGTTGTAAACATGCCGTTTGAAGTCTACCTCCTACTACACAGAGCAATTTTACCGTTACAGAGTCCATTTTTACAGCTCACTTGGGGTCCAAAGATCTTTTATAAGTGAAAATTCTTGTTTAATACACAATTTTCATTCTAAAAACAATATTATCAGCTTAGCATAATAATATTAGATCCTAAACAacaccattttattattataataatcacatttatttttttgttttgatttttatccTAAAACTAAtccataaacattttatttccagAGTTAATTTTGATTTTGTATCCCACATATTCAATTTGGTCTCTGAATTTGgtgaatttaatttttaaagaaataataggCAGTTCTGTTATTCAACATGCCTAAAAGCAGCTTATAACATTATTCAATAAGGAAGAGTACCGTTTTTGAATTCTAGCATTGTTTTAAGCACAATGCTTCAATGTCAGAGGATGAACCTGaagttaataaatgtatttactgtgttTTTTCTCATTACATAATCAAAGAAATTAAATCTACAGTACAAGATATCTTACAGTACACAATTAGTGTTTAGCGCAGTTCTTGTCATATGACAACATTTCTGTACTCCGTTTAAGAGAGAAGGAATATAAATGTCTGAATACGAAATATCTAGCAGTATTTCAGAAACACACAACACTGCTTGTGATCTTTCATGTTGTATGTCATTTTGGAAATACTTTTTGAACATCTTGAAAATTAGAATACTTttaacaaacttgaaaaatgttgttaaaataatttattactgGTTTACATGGTGACGTGACAAAAAATTAACTCCAGAAATGGGCCggataatgattattatttttttttttaacttactaCAGTATAACACAGTATTGATAGGTCTGCAGAATTTATCATCAATAATAAGCTCACTGAAATGTCCCTGTGGTCATACTATGCCCATCTGCGTTACTTCTCATCAGTATCTGTGAGTTTACATGGACCAGGACTAAAATTGTTTCCTGCTGGTCATTACAACTACTTTATCATAAATGTCAACATGTATGGTTGTTTTGTATAGTCTTTTATGTACATATTGTGTGTGGAATGGAAGAAACCTTCCATTATTTCTTGTAAATCAGTGTACATATTCTGTGTACATATTCTACAGTCTTTTTCTGCTCTGATTGGGCTTGAATGGTGGTTGAAAATAAAACGTAATACTGAACGGATCAATAATTAGTGGGAAGCTTATTAATAGATTTGCATTTGATTTAATTCAAATTTCCTCATGATTGTTTTTATAAAGTGCCTTACATTAAATAAATGGCAACCACGGTAGCATTCCCCAATGattaatgtttggaaatacatgtatttattgttGAACACATTGATCCTGAATAATAAAGTTGAAAGATTGTGTAAAAACTACTGGTTTTATTACATAAAAGTATgttgtactaaaaaaaaattcgACCAAAATACATATATGTTATGTATTTGCAACATCAGGAAAATAAGACTAATGTAATTTCACTCCCATATGAATCTGAATCGTTTGACTAAATGATTCTAATTCATTGAATGATTCATTGACTCGCTCACAGACAACACTTTGTCGCCACCTGTTGGCGTATCGATATTTGGAAAAGTCAGACCGCCAACTTTTGAAAAGTGAATCAAATTACAAAAAGGCATACATTTTCGTATTTTCGACGTGAATCAAGTTGCTAGCTGCAATAGTTcaataatatttcttaatttgTGATACCCATTGTTAGTTTGTTCCTATTATTGTTGATCGGTTAGGTACACTGTAGAAACAGCAGAATAGTATGTGTGAAGCTTACAGATATttccgttgaaaaaaaaaaaaaacaatgcttaaTTTAAAACACAGGTAAAAGCACCTGTAAAATTTCATATGGAAAGTTACTTCATATTATACTGTAACACACAGTGCCCTATTCTCATGGAATTTTCTTCAACTTTAGCATATTAACTAACTACCAATACATTGTTAAAAATTATGCCTATAATTGTTCGGAATGTGTAAttctatattttaaaagaaaatagctACTAAAAAAGTAATTGTTTAAAAAGGTGCAGATGTTTAATATTTCAATGTAGTATTTAAATATGACAATATCTGATCATAAACacgtatttatatttttttttacaaatacattgatTCACAGTGACAGTCTGTAGGTCACACAAATGCAGATTATTAGTGGTCTATCGAAGATACATTGAAATTGTAGCTATCACTGAATTTTCTACATGAGCCAGTGGTTCATGGACCCTAATAAGGCAATGTTTATGAAATTTGTGctgtttataatttataattgtgcATGTGTTTTGGTTGTTATCACACAGATGTTACTTGCatgtttcatctggtctcgttgagatatatagttgagtattatcagcataacagtggaaactaatcccatatattctaataatattaccaaggggcaacatgtatattgaaaatagcagatgACCTAGGACAGAACCTTGTGGCACTCcgtattttactgatgataaatgagatggctccccatttaaataaacaaaatggtagcgatccgacaggtaggatctaaaccttCTTAAAGCCTACCGTTGAATacttgtatagttttgtaatcgatctatgagtatgtcatgatctatggtgttgaatgCAGCACTAAAATCAAGTAAAACTATAAAACTAACTGGGTATTACTGTTATGCCATGACACAGTACATTTTTCtcaaacctttttcaatttgatgggggcaacaacTTGTGATGTATTAGAGaagatagtgcccatgttgccagtgatttcatctaattcatgtgtatttatgggtacacagagcagttgagatatatcaggcaggttatttgcaaataTGTCTTTGGTGGCAGGAACAATAGTTCTGTGCAGACGATAATGCGGAGTCatatagttaatattagttatacgcagcatgcacgatacaaggaaatggtctgtaatatcatcactttgaggtacaatatctatagcggtaagatcgattccatgagatataattaaatctagtgtatgattaaaatgatgagcgggcccggtgacattttgcttgactccaaaggagtttattaggtcagtaaacgcatgTCCTAatatatcatttgtattatcaacgtgaatattaaaatatcccatgattagcgccttatcaactgtaactagaaggtctgagaggaaatctgcacattttttaggaattctgtatacggccctggtggtctatacacagtagccagagcaagagatacattagatttattttgcatgtctgacagagtaacatttagcagaagtatttcaaaagagttaaacctgtatcctgttttctgagaatatcactattgttgcaacacctccgccacgaccagtctgacgtggcccatgcttataacagtagtttggtggagtagactcatttagaccaaaataatcatttggttttagccaggtttcattcaagcagagtacatcaatactattatctgtgatcatttcatttacaataactgctttgggtgtgagtgatctaatatttatgagcccaaactttgtttgttgtttttgttcatttactttacatgattctggtttaattacgataagattctAGATTCTTTTTCTAGAtcctaaattatatttatattttgacctcactattcggggaacagacacagtcttaatagtttttacagcgcaagtacttttatcatttaagcggttgaaacaaaactcatcataatagttattgagaattgtcttactagtcatatggagcgaagtgtcctggagatgttgtcagagagcagctccgctccgattctgctggggtgcaatccatcagcgcgaaacagcctaggacgctcccagaaaatattccagttattaacaaatagcagtttctgttctttacaccatgacaacaaccattcatttaaagcaaaaagtctactgaacctttcgtgtccttgtcgatacgtgggcagtggtcctgacacaatGATCATCGCcacgggcgtcgtgctgcgaaccgtctcgatctggctgctgaagtccctcttcagcgtctctgtCTGctgcagcgtggtgtcgttaaccccggcgtgaagcacggcCTCCccggggctctcgtcggccttcaggatcgcgggtatctgcgctgaaacatcgagaacacgagcaccaggcaaacaatgagtgtgcactttaccttcggctaacatAGCACGGACGTGTCgtacgatggagtctccgatgatcacagcgtcgcgtcctccgctgtggatgcacccagggtccgtgatGTCCCGGCGtcggagtgaaggacatctgggaagatcgcgtcctgggtgcaccgggcctgtgcagagaaacacacggagtagacgtggtgggactgttaacagcatgctgtatacttaccccggacttgtgagcgtcatcCCGGgttgattccagcgcggctctccgctctctcagctgggcctgcctcacctccaggtcgcgaatctgcttccccacggcccgCAGCTCGAGCGTGTCCCCACCTGCAATCAAAgatagacattcatccgccattaaagcaagtaacagtgagtccagcagtaatgtgtgtgaatagagtattagcaatgtaagcgcagttagctgCAACCACGCCGCTGATGCTAAcaggctataagctaatagcggacccgggagatcaaaataaaacgagtgatagcgaggcgctctgattgtttttgcaaatagttctgtctccttggataacagtgaaatggaaataaatatagttaaattaaataggattttttgggaaggtaagtctggccagttatacagcaacgcaagatctgagctgaatatggtgaaacattaaagttctagtctgtgtcaatttctcttataataaataataataataatgttagccgtatttttcggactataagtcgcacctaattataagttgcatcagtccaaaaatacgtcatgacgaggaaaaaacatataagtcgcatttattcagaaccaagaaaaaacatcaccgtctacagccgcgagagggcgctctatgttttcaggagTAGACttcaggagcactgagcagcatagagcgccctctcgcggctgtagatggtaatgttttctcagccaaactatgaaaagaagtgcgacttatagtccggaaaacatGGTAAATAAATGTTGTCTTTCTCAAGCCCAAGAAAGAAGactaaaaagagaaacatcattcaatttagtaagtaataaaactaatattactaatttttagtttaattttagaaatgtaactttatacattttcacaattatgtattaatgtcacacacacatacctagtgccttatgacttaaaagatgacagtggtaaatgttacagacatggaactgttcagtctattactAGTCTATAATttcactgttatccaaggagacagaactatctgcactgtatttatcagtgggaaaatattcatacaatactacaacctagaaataatttgcaggtcgcagcagcacgaattatatgcccagctacatctgattcaattattatgctaattaacagtgagcggtggtttcagacattatagTGCCgtactcgcactgactcttattctgtctgaaagaatgaaaagaccgagctgaaggttGAGCAATTCGTCCAATCAGATCAAgttaaatattgaagccataaaccgaaatgatcaaaacgtaaacggaccaactgtcttgtccatgttctctcacttaaaTCCTCTTCTTGAGTATTGAGTCTTTTGGCCTTCTGCAATCCTCGCCTTGTTCACGCGGTGATTGACATGACGGGAGGGggcggacacgtgatcggctcagaatgcattttcaatgtgcacactaAATTTTTCTACTTTCATTGCGggacactgaatgaaaatgcaatcataagtgtcttgactgtgagtgttaatgcaattaagaaaaatagcatatGAATGaaaattttgccacagtttttgcttaaacatgttatacatatctaatcatttctgtaatacattttcattttaattttgcaacttataaagcgttaaaattagcattcattttacatattaaaactagtgtgtgaaatggcaaattatgtaatttaattttcattttcattttgcaccaaacattgcaaaaatgtattggaaaatgtaaatgtaaatacagaaatgcattgccattttacatatcggattgtcattttgcatattacattccaaattgaatattgctacccatatgcttccataaataataagaaataaacgTATGATTAGATGCGCCGCATGCAAGGTAGGTTTGTAGACAGCAGGGGGCGCCCTAGATCGTAaccacagttgttgttgttgttgtttaattagcCTCCCATATTTCCAAAGACAGACTCTACTATATACATAAATTCTTTACACTTAATTTTCTGATCTATATGTATCATAAAAAAAGTATCATGATATCACCATGATGTTTTGGACATAAAAAATCAAGGTAGACCTACATGAATTCCTGTATCATGCTGAcatgtttttttaaaggggtATTCAACTTAATGTTGGTTACTAAAAAGTTGcatatattattgaataaaaatattagtagtagtatattaGTAACATGTTGTGCTTATTAAAGTCCTATTTGTATATAAACAAATGCTCTGTATTTGCTATGACAAGAGTTGGAaagacattttgcatttactGGACAAACAAATTGACTTGACTTAAGTACTTTTGCATTTGTTAAGagaactaaaaaatatatttttcccccTTCAGCTATTAgctatttttaacagttttattgtgTGAGGTACTTTTGGTGAACAGCCGTGAAAGCCAAAAATCCCTTACATGACACTGccattatttgtttcattttctgtttaccaccactttattttattttattttattttatttatttattttttgacactgTTAGGAATTCTCCAACCCATCTGTTTTTGCTCTTCATCCTGTGTGACATACAGATAGCTAGTAAAGTCACCAGACAGGAACCAACCAACAGAAGATTATCTTTGTATAGTTGTACATTGTAGACAGTAAATGGCTGTTCTGATGATCTGACTGCAGTGACAGGGCGGCTCTAAGGGGACTTCCGCTCTCATCTGAAAGCAACATGAACATACAGCAGTGTGTTACGCTGACAGCAAGGCGAGAGaatgaaaatagaaaagaaaaaaaagtgtggttGTCCATTTCCTGTCAAAACCTTTTGTCTGCTGATGCTGAGAGTAAGAACTAGGAAGAGAAACTCAGTGCTTGCTCTTCAGTGTAGTCACCGGTAGTGCAGAGGAGATCGCTCGTTCTCTTCCAgggtctctttctttctttctcttcgaGTTTAATTTTTTAACGATTTGTTCCATGAGCATATGAGGACATGAAGCGAGCACCGAAGGGGAAAGGTCAGGAGAATGTGGGCAGCTCTCTGCTCAGTACACAGGAGAATGAGAGGCTGGAGGATCTGTTGGGCAGGAGGTGTGTGGTAAGTGAGTTCAAAGGCCTTCAGTACAAGCGTAAGGGAAATGAACACTTTGCAGAGGGAAGATGGGTAAAAGTGTTATCTTGATAAAATGGAGTGACATCTGTGTCAAATTGTGTACAATTTGACTGCATGCTTTGAAAGAATTTGAAAACACACAGTGTCTAATGGGGttacttaatttgtttttatcaCTGCTTACATTTGTTTTATGGCTTGCAAGATAGTATTTAAAGTTTTATAcagcaaaataatattttgaaataaagtaattgttaccatacaaaaatataaaaatgttttgcaatatCTGAAGAAAAGAACTATTGACCATAAAGATTTACTTCTCTTTTTGAGATGCTGTCATTTATTGATCTCAGTTTTTGTAAAGCTTTTCCCCTCATttattaaaagcaaaataaatgtaaaacagtgAAACAGTTACTCAAATCAGCATTGATTAGATGATTTGAAGTTATGTTTTTcaaagtataaaatatcagtacaatgatctatctatctatctatctatctatctatctat
Protein-coding regions in this window:
- the LOC127963013 gene encoding sodium-coupled neutral amino acid transporter 5 isoform X4, with the protein product MELQNISNGHYVLNSDRSLENGSDALENMTEGDTFLPSKSNGKTETQFTDFKEKTSFGMSILNLSNAIIGSGILGLAYAMANTGIILFVILLLFIAVLSAYSIHLLLECAGVVGIRAYEQLGNHAFGQPGKILAACIITMHNIGAMSSYLFIVKMELPHIIQGLLPDNSDSWLVDGRYLIIIVSVLVIFPLALMKQLGYLGYTSGFSLSCMVFFLIAVIYKKFVSECPDEHTYNKTVPTESIYNSTDDMCEAKLITINPETAFTIPIMAFAFVCHPEVLPIYTELKNASKKRMQNVANISILAMFVMYLLTAIFGYLTFYGTVESELLNMYSKNDTLMLCVRLAVLIAVTLTVPVVLFPIRRAVLQLLFPDKPFCWVRHISIAVCLLFLVNLLVIFVPNIRDIFGFIGATSAPSLIFILPGIFYIYIVPEEKEPLKSRPKIQAIAFVTLGFIFMIMSITFIIIEWVTGKKTSGGH